A single Mangrovimonas sp. YM274 DNA region contains:
- a CDS encoding YceI family protein: MKTLVYLLLCLSLTTGFAQEKYLTKTGTLEFEASVPSFEEVAAKNTSVTAILNADNGEFASLALVKGFRFKNALMEEHFNENYAESSEFPKATFKGTFKDFDKNSLSGKQQFTIDGELIFHGVTNTLKDIPVTIEKQGDQLVLTGSFVVLISDYNIKIPSIVENKISKDVKVSFNFTLDKK; encoded by the coding sequence ATGAAAACACTTGTCTACCTCCTGCTATGCCTAAGCCTTACAACAGGCTTTGCCCAGGAAAAGTATCTCACGAAAACAGGAACCCTAGAGTTTGAAGCTTCAGTACCCTCCTTTGAGGAAGTGGCCGCCAAAAACACGTCGGTAACCGCTATTTTAAATGCTGACAATGGTGAATTTGCCTCATTGGCATTGGTAAAAGGATTTCGGTTTAAAAATGCCCTCATGGAGGAACATTTCAATGAAAACTATGCGGAATCCTCAGAATTCCCGAAAGCGACCTTTAAAGGCACTTTCAAAGATTTTGACAAGAATAGCCTTTCAGGGAAACAGCAATTCACCATAGATGGAGAGCTGATCTTTCACGGGGTTACCAATACCCTAAAGGACATTCCCGTGACTATAGAAAAACAAGGAGATCAACTCGTCCTAACAGGAAGTTTTGTGGTGCTCATTTCTGATTACAACATCAAAATACCGAGTATTGTTGAGAATAAAATTTCCAAAGATGTTAAAGTGAGTTTCAACTTCACATTAGACAAGAAATAA
- a CDS encoding TolC family protein, translating into MENKSVFKIFNFKIGALVGFVLFAFSSCVPTKEVRDENTALPETFSEQVVVDTSNSAKINWKEFFKDDYLTALIDTALVNNQELNIMLMQVDMAKNEIRARKGEYLPYVDIQAAGEVEKVGRYTSQGANDANTDIRPGEEFPEPLPNFQVAAVASWEVDVWKKLRNSKKAAVMEYLSSVEGKNFMVTNLISEVAESYYELQALDNKLAIITQNLQLQQDALKTIRLQKQAAKATQLGVQRLEAEVFKNKSELYSVKQEVVEAENRINFLIGRSPQHINRESEGFIDTEMDTIFVGVPSQLLANRPDIRQAEYELAAAKLDVKVAKANFYPSFTIRAGVGLEAFSLKYLFNTPTSLLYTLAGDMVAPLINRNAIKAEYFNANDRQVQAIFEYEKSILGAYIEVVNGVSKIDNLRESYHLKEQQVEALTKSIDITNKLFRSARADYMEVLLTQRDALESKMELVETKKEQMTAFVTMYKALGGGWN; encoded by the coding sequence ATGGAAAATAAATCAGTTTTTAAAATCTTCAATTTCAAAATTGGAGCACTTGTGGGGTTTGTGCTGTTCGCCTTTAGCAGTTGTGTGCCCACAAAGGAAGTTAGGGATGAGAATACGGCATTGCCAGAAACTTTCTCAGAGCAGGTTGTGGTGGATACGAGCAATTCTGCCAAGATCAATTGGAAGGAATTCTTCAAAGACGACTATTTAACGGCTTTGATCGATACGGCTTTGGTGAACAATCAAGAGCTTAATATCATGTTGATGCAAGTGGATATGGCTAAGAATGAAATTCGTGCTCGAAAAGGAGAGTATTTACCTTATGTCGATATTCAAGCCGCTGGTGAAGTAGAAAAAGTGGGACGTTATACCAGTCAAGGTGCCAACGATGCCAATACGGATATCAGACCTGGCGAAGAGTTTCCAGAGCCGTTGCCTAACTTTCAAGTGGCAGCTGTTGCTTCTTGGGAAGTGGATGTGTGGAAAAAGTTACGCAATTCCAAAAAGGCAGCAGTTATGGAGTACTTGTCTTCGGTGGAAGGGAAGAACTTTATGGTGACCAATCTTATTTCTGAAGTGGCGGAATCCTATTATGAGCTTCAGGCTTTAGATAATAAATTGGCCATTATCACTCAAAACTTACAATTGCAGCAAGATGCTTTAAAGACCATTCGTCTTCAAAAGCAAGCAGCCAAGGCTACCCAATTGGGGGTTCAGCGTTTGGAAGCTGAGGTTTTCAAGAACAAGAGTGAACTGTATTCAGTAAAACAGGAAGTGGTAGAGGCCGAAAATCGAATCAATTTCTTGATAGGAAGATCGCCTCAACATATCAATCGCGAATCTGAAGGGTTTATCGATACCGAAATGGACACGATTTTTGTAGGAGTCCCATCGCAATTGTTAGCCAATAGACCCGATATCCGTCAAGCGGAATACGAATTGGCAGCTGCCAAATTGGATGTCAAAGTGGCCAAGGCTAATTTTTACCCTTCCTTTACTATTAGGGCTGGTGTTGGCTTGGAGGCTTTCAGTTTGAAATATCTATTCAATACGCCAACCTCATTGCTGTACACTTTGGCAGGAGATATGGTGGCACCGCTTATCAACAGAAATGCCATTAAGGCGGAATATTTTAATGCCAATGACAGGCAGGTGCAGGCCATTTTTGAATACGAGAAGTCCATTTTGGGCGCCTACATTGAAGTGGTCAATGGGGTTTCCAAGATTGATAATTTGAGAGAAAGTTACCACTTGAAAGAGCAACAGGTGGAAGCTTTAACGAAGTCTATCGATATTACTAATAAACTCTTTAGGTCGGCGAGAGCAGACTATATGGAAGTGTTGTTGACCCAAAGGGATGCGTTGGAATCGAAGATGGAATTGGTAGAAACCAAAAAAGAGCAAATGACTGCTTTTGTAACAATGTATAAAGCCCTCGGGGGCGGATGGAATTAA